From the Lathyrus oleraceus cultivar Zhongwan6 chromosome 4, CAAS_Psat_ZW6_1.0, whole genome shotgun sequence genome, one window contains:
- the LOC127137857 gene encoding sugar transporter ERD6-like 6, which produces MFRVLATILTLWLADKSGRQLLLIVSSSAMALSLLVVSISFYLKEYISPDSDLYATLSLISVAGVVVMVIAFSLGLGAMPWIIMSEILPINIKGLAGSFATLANWFFSWLVTLTANLLLDWSSRGTFTIYTAVCVFTAGFVAIWVPETKGKTLEEIQHHTFFLVDSLMITGSKSNNMAH; this is translated from the exons atgtttcga GTTCTTGCTACGATTTTAACTTTGTGGTTAGCAGACAAATCTGGTCGCCAGCTTTTACTTATT GTTTCTTCATCTGCAATGGCTTTGAGTCTTTTGGTTGTTTCAATATCATTCTACTTGAAg GAATATATATCACCAGATTCTGATTTATATGCGACATTGAGCCTCATATCGGTGGCTGGAGTTGTG GTCATGGTTATTGCATTCTCTCTGGGATTAGGAGCAATGCCATGGATTATAATGTCTGAG ATTCTTCCGATTAACATCAAAGGCCTAGCTGGAAGTTTTGCAACACTTGCCAATTGGTTCTTTTCCTGGTTGGTTACATTAACAGCAAATTTGCTCTTGGATTGGAGTTCGAGAG GAACCTTCACAATATATACTGCAGTGTGTGTTTTCACAGCAGGATTTGTTGCCATTTGGGTCCCCGAGACAAAGGGaaaaactcttgaagaaatacaaca ccacaCTTTCTTCTTGGTAGATTCTTTAATGATAACTGGTTCAAAGTCTAataacatggcacactga